The sequence CGCTCGCCCCGGATCTCCGAGATCTTCCCCTGTAGATCTCTGTCATTGCTCTGGAAGGACTCGACCTCAGCTTTCAGCCTCTCGTTCTCTTCCTTGAGGGCTCGATAGCCCTCGATAAGCCGATCGATCTTTTCTTCCAGTTCT is a genomic window of Syntrophorhabdus sp. containing:
- the zapB gene encoding cell division protein ZapB, which gives rise to MEIFSINKEVINVNRIEELEEKIDRLIEGYRALKEENERLKAEVESFQSNDRDLQGKISEIRGERELLIEKVQKILEKVERVEI